A portion of the Candidatus Bathyarchaeia archaeon genome contains these proteins:
- the eif1A gene encoding translation initiation factor eIF-1A, whose amino-acid sequence MGKKKVISEEELSEMVYPTENDVLGVAVKLLGFDRVLVKCQDGHERLCRIRGKMKRRVWIREGDVVLVSPWDFQSDKRGDIIWRYTHAQAEWLRKKGYLTI is encoded by the coding sequence TTGGGTAAGAAGAAGGTTATAAGCGAAGAAGAATTGAGTGAGATGGTTTACCCTACGGAGAATGATGTTTTAGGCGTGGCTGTGAAGCTTCTCGGTTTTGACCGTGTCTTGGTTAAATGCCAAGATGGGCATGAACGTTTATGCCGTATTAGGGGTAAGATGAAGAGGCGTGTTTGGATAAGGGAGGGCGATGTTGTTCTCGTTTCGCCATGGGATTTCCAGTCTGACAAGCGGGGAGACATTATTTGGCGGTACACCCACGCCCAAGCAGAGTGGCTTCGCAAGAAGGGCTACCTGACCATTTAA
- a CDS encoding serine protein kinase RIO, producing MSFRERVEKKLHEEEKEYEVEQLMKEKRSEEYEVLEEVFDRSTLMVIYDFMNSGVIDRIYGVVKAGKEARVYWGKDKTGRELAIKIYLTVSAEFRKGMLKYIEGDHRFKNVKRDTRSLIFAWAQKEFKNLEQALAANVRVPKPIAVRNNVLVMEFIGKNGVSAPSMKEQPPSNPERIYKILITYLERLYQKAELVHGDLSEYNIMIWRGLPVLFDMSQAVPLSHPLADFLLNRDIANLNRFFSRLGVDILPAEEVYRRVTGRGSA from the coding sequence TTGAGTTTTCGTGAACGCGTCGAGAAAAAACTTCACGAAGAGGAAAAGGAATACGAAGTTGAACAGTTGATGAAGGAGAAGCGAAGCGAGGAATACGAGGTTCTAGAGGAAGTTTTCGACCGCTCAACCCTCATGGTCATATATGATTTCATGAACAGCGGCGTGATAGACCGCATATACGGCGTGGTAAAAGCCGGCAAGGAAGCCCGCGTCTACTGGGGAAAAGACAAAACTGGAAGGGAATTAGCCATCAAAATCTACCTAACTGTTTCAGCGGAATTCCGCAAGGGGATGCTAAAATACATCGAGGGAGACCATAGGTTTAAGAACGTGAAACGGGACACCCGCTCATTGATTTTCGCATGGGCCCAGAAGGAGTTCAAGAATCTTGAGCAGGCTTTGGCGGCGAATGTTAGGGTGCCGAAGCCCATTGCGGTTAGGAACAATGTGCTTGTCATGGAGTTCATAGGGAAAAATGGTGTGAGCGCCCCGTCTATGAAGGAGCAGCCTCCATCTAATCCAGAGAGGATCTACAAAATCCTAATAACATACCTTGAAAGACTTTATCAGAAGGCGGAGCTTGTCCATGGAGACCTAAGCGAATATAACATCATGATCTGGAGGGGTTTACCCGTGCTTTTTGACATGTCGCAGGCTGTTCCGCTTTCCCATCCGCTGGCAGACTTTCTATTGAACAGGGATATCGCCAACCTAAACAGGTTTTTCAGCCGTTTAGGCGTTGATATCCTGCCAGCTGAGGAGGTTTACCGGAGGGTGACGGGTCGTGGCTCAGCCTAG
- a CDS encoding translation initiation factor IF-2 subunit beta: protein MKYDYEALLKRARSQLPETVAKRERLEIPKLQYVVVGTRTIIHNFNEIAEVLNRDPQHLLKFLTGELATAALIQEGRVIFQGKFPRETLEKLLQRYMDAFVTCPVCKRPDTKIVKEKRLSFLVCMACGAKSSVRTL from the coding sequence ATGAAGTATGACTATGAGGCTCTGCTTAAGAGGGCGCGTTCCCAACTGCCCGAAACCGTTGCGAAACGGGAGCGACTGGAAATTCCTAAACTTCAATATGTTGTTGTTGGAACACGCACCATAATCCACAACTTCAACGAGATAGCTGAGGTTTTGAACCGTGACCCCCAACACCTGCTGAAGTTTTTGACCGGGGAATTGGCAACGGCGGCGCTTATACAGGAGGGGAGAGTTATCTTTCAAGGCAAGTTTCCCAGGGAAACCCTTGAGAAGCTCCTGCAAAGGTATATGGACGCTTTTGTCACGTGTCCAGTATGCAAGCGTCCGGACACGAAGATTGTTAAGGAGAAGCGTCTATCCTTTCTTGTGTGCATGGCGTGCGGCGCCAAGTCCTCGGTTAGAACGCTGTGA
- a CDS encoding KH domain-containing protein codes for MAQPSMFVRIPKERIGVLIGQGGETKRAIENALSVKLQVESDTGGVTITLSEKAEDPSVLLRAKDLVTAIGRGFSPEHAFRLIQDEEAMLDIIDLRAIFGRSESDITRVKGRIIGMDGKTRRIIEELTDTHVAVYGHTVGIIGKIENVQVAREAIQMLIEGSQHSTVYRFLHRKRRELKERMLELWEKPE; via the coding sequence GTGGCTCAGCCTAGCATGTTCGTGCGAATTCCCAAGGAGCGAATTGGCGTTTTAATCGGGCAAGGCGGCGAAACGAAAAGGGCCATTGAGAACGCCTTGTCCGTCAAGCTCCAAGTGGAAAGCGACACGGGCGGCGTGACGATAACCCTTTCGGAAAAGGCGGAGGACCCCTCGGTGCTTTTGAGAGCCAAGGACTTGGTGACAGCTATCGGGCGGGGCTTCTCGCCTGAACACGCCTTTAGGCTCATCCAAGATGAAGAAGCTATGCTAGACATAATTGACTTGAGGGCTATCTTTGGAAGATCCGAGTCCGACATAACCCGCGTCAAGGGGCGAATCATAGGAATGGATGGCAAAACAAGGCGGATAATAGAGGAGCTAACAGACACCCATGTGGCAGTTTACGGCCACACCGTGGGCATCATAGGCAAAATTGAAAATGTTCAGGTGGCAAGGGAAGCCATCCAAATGCTAATCGAGGGAAGCCAGCACTCCACGGTCTACCGGTTCCTCCACAGAAAACGCAGAGAACTCAAAGAAAGAATG
- a CDS encoding DUF424 family protein, giving the protein MKVRKIGNHVLLSICDAEILGKTFREGKIVFQVTKEFYGEEEVEIEEAIAMIENSTIVNLVGKNVVEKAVEKGYVHPEAILRIEGVPHAQIVKL; this is encoded by the coding sequence ATGAAAGTTAGGAAAATCGGCAACCACGTCTTGCTATCCATTTGCGACGCTGAAATTTTGGGGAAAACCTTCCGTGAGGGGAAAATAGTCTTTCAGGTGACGAAGGAATTTTATGGAGAGGAGGAGGTGGAGATTGAAGAAGCTATAGCCATGATTGAAAATTCAACCATCGTGAATCTTGTGGGCAAAAATGTTGTGGAAAAGGCCGTTGAGAAGGGCTATGTTCACCCGGAGGCAATCTTGAGGATTGAAGGAGTTCCCCACGCGCAAATCGTGAAATTGTAG